In Pseudomonas sp. MM213, a genomic segment contains:
- a CDS encoding 5-(carboxyamino)imidazole ribonucleotide synthase produces MKIGVIGGGQLGRMLALAGTPLGMNFAFLDPAPDACAAALGEHLRADYGDQDHLRQLADEVDLVTFEFESVPAETVAFLSQFVPVYPSAEALRIARDRWFEKSMFKDLGIPTPAFADIQSQADLDAAVASIGLPAVLKTRTLGYDGKGQKVLRTAEDVVGTFAELGSVACLLEGFVPFTGEVSLIAVRARDGETKFYPLVHNTHDSGILKLSVASTDHPLQALAEDYSSRVLKQLNYVGVMAFEFFEVDGGLKANEIAPRVHNSGHWTTEGAECSQFENHLRAVAGLPLGSTAKVGESAMLNFIGKVPDTEKVLAIADCHLHHYGKAFKVGRKVGHANLRCADRETLAAQILKVEALIAE; encoded by the coding sequence ATGAAGATCGGTGTAATCGGTGGCGGCCAGTTGGGTCGCATGTTGGCGCTGGCGGGCACTCCGCTGGGCATGAACTTCGCTTTCCTGGACCCCGCGCCGGATGCTTGCGCAGCCGCGTTGGGCGAACACCTGCGGGCCGATTACGGCGATCAGGATCACCTGCGCCAACTGGCCGATGAAGTCGATCTGGTGACCTTCGAGTTCGAGAGCGTCCCGGCTGAAACCGTGGCGTTCCTGTCGCAATTCGTTCCGGTCTACCCGAGCGCCGAAGCCCTGCGCATCGCCCGTGACCGCTGGTTCGAGAAGAGCATGTTCAAGGACCTGGGGATTCCGACCCCGGCGTTCGCCGACATCCAGTCGCAAGCCGATCTGGACGCCGCCGTGGCCTCCATCGGTCTGCCGGCCGTGCTGAAAACCCGCACCCTGGGTTACGACGGCAAGGGCCAGAAAGTCCTGCGCACTGCTGAAGACGTGGTGGGCACCTTCGCTGAACTGGGCAGCGTTGCCTGCCTGCTGGAAGGCTTCGTGCCGTTCACCGGCGAAGTGTCGCTGATCGCCGTGCGCGCCCGCGATGGCGAAACGAAGTTCTACCCGCTGGTTCACAACACCCACGACAGCGGCATCCTCAAGCTGTCCGTGGCCAGCACCGACCACCCGCTGCAAGCCTTGGCCGAAGACTACTCCAGCCGTGTGCTCAAGCAGTTGAACTACGTTGGCGTGATGGCGTTCGAGTTCTTTGAAGTCGACGGTGGCCTCAAGGCCAACGAGATCGCCCCGCGCGTGCACAACTCCGGGCACTGGACCACTGAAGGCGCCGAGTGCAGCCAGTTCGAAAACCACCTGCGCGCCGTAGCCGGCCTGCCGTTGGGTTCGACCGCCAAGGTCGGCGAGAGCGCGATGCTCAACTTCATCGGTAAAGTGCCGGACACCGAGAAGGTCCTGGCCATCGCCGATTGCCATCTGCATCACTACGGCAAGGCGTTCAAGGTCGGCCGCAAGGTTGGTCACGCCAACCTGCGTTGCGCGGACCGCGAGACGCTGGCGGCACAGATCCTCAAGGTCGAAGCCCTCATCGCCGAATAA
- a CDS encoding ABC transporter permease subunit, producing the protein MNDLANSTMTTNPPKRIDFNTPELQRKRRIRALKDRLTRWYVLVGGLAVLGAITLIFFFLAYVVLPLFQGADLTAKESITPAWMQDAGKPLMISLEEQNQVAMRVSDKGQALFFDIDSGAELKRVDLPVPAGATVTSIGEDQPGHPLVAVGFSNGQALVFRHTYKVSYPDGKKTISPAVEYPYGETPIALNEAGGALEHVSLNATDSTLMLVGSTGSQLNVLSLTSEENMMTGEITNEQKRIDLPQMTEPVKNIFVDPRQQWLYVINGRAQADVFSLRDKSLNGRYKLLENGEAEITASTQLVGGISLILGDSKGGLAQWFMARDPDGELRLKQIRTFQMGTTPIVEITAEERRKGFIALDASGKLGVFHSTAHRTLLVDQVVEGQGLFGLSPRANRVIVEAGGKIQPLLLDNPHPEVSWSALWSKVWYENYDEPKYVWQSTAANTDFEPKLSLSPLTFGTLKAAFYAMLLAAPLAVAAAIYTAYFMAPGMRRKVKPVIELMEAMPTVILGFFAGLFLAPYVEGHLPGIFSLLMLLPIGILVAGFVFSRLPESIRLKVPDGWESAILIPVILFVGWLSLYMSPFMENWFFGGDMRMWISHDLGITYDQRNALVVGLAMGFAVIPNIYSIAEDAVFSVPRGLTLGSLALGATPWQTMTRVVILTASPGIFSALMIGMGRAVGETMIVLMATGNTPVMEMNLFEGLRTLAANVAVEMPESEVGGSHYRVLFLSALVLLLFTFVMNTLAELIRQRLRKKYSSL; encoded by the coding sequence ATGAATGATCTGGCCAATTCCACCATGACTACAAATCCCCCCAAGCGAATTGATTTCAATACGCCTGAGTTGCAACGCAAGCGCCGCATCCGCGCGCTCAAAGATCGCCTGACCCGCTGGTACGTCCTCGTTGGCGGCCTTGCCGTTCTCGGCGCGATCACGCTGATCTTCTTCTTCCTTGCCTACGTCGTCCTGCCCCTGTTCCAGGGTGCCGACCTGACCGCCAAGGAATCCATCACGCCCGCCTGGATGCAGGACGCCGGCAAGCCGCTGATGATCTCCCTGGAAGAGCAGAACCAGGTCGCCATGCGGGTTTCCGACAAAGGGCAGGCACTGTTTTTCGACATCGACAGTGGCGCCGAACTCAAGCGCGTCGATCTGCCGGTTCCGGCCGGCGCTACCGTGACCTCCATCGGCGAAGACCAACCGGGCCATCCATTGGTGGCGGTGGGCTTCTCCAATGGCCAGGCGCTGGTGTTCCGTCACACCTATAAAGTCAGCTACCCGGACGGCAAGAAGACCATCTCGCCGGCCGTCGAATATCCGTACGGCGAAACCCCGATTGCGCTGAACGAGGCGGGCGGTGCGCTGGAGCACGTCAGCCTCAACGCCACCGATTCGACCCTGATGCTGGTCGGTTCCACCGGTTCGCAACTCAATGTTCTGTCGCTGACCAGCGAAGAGAACATGATGACCGGCGAAATCACCAACGAGCAGAAACGCATCGATCTGCCGCAGATGACCGAGCCGGTGAAGAACATCTTCGTCGACCCGCGCCAACAGTGGCTGTACGTGATTAACGGTCGTGCCCAGGCCGACGTGTTCAGCCTGCGCGACAAGAGCCTCAACGGTCGCTACAAGCTGCTCGAAAACGGCGAAGCCGAGATCACCGCCAGCACCCAACTGGTGGGCGGTATCTCGCTGATCCTCGGCGACTCCAAAGGTGGCCTGGCCCAGTGGTTCATGGCTCGCGACCCGGATGGCGAACTGCGCCTGAAGCAGATCCGCACCTTCCAGATGGGCACCACGCCAATCGTTGAAATCACTGCCGAAGAGCGTCGCAAAGGCTTCATCGCCCTCGACGCATCCGGCAAGCTCGGCGTATTCCACAGCACCGCGCACCGCACCTTGCTGGTGGACCAGGTCGTGGAAGGCCAGGGCCTGTTCGGTCTGTCGCCACGGGCCAACCGCGTGATCGTGGAAGCCGGTGGCAAGATTCAACCGCTGCTGCTCGACAACCCGCACCCGGAAGTGTCGTGGAGCGCGCTGTGGAGCAAGGTCTGGTACGAGAACTACGACGAGCCTAAATACGTCTGGCAATCGACCGCCGCCAACACCGATTTCGAACCGAAGCTGAGCTTGTCTCCGCTGACCTTCGGCACCCTGAAAGCCGCGTTCTACGCCATGCTGCTGGCCGCGCCACTGGCCGTCGCTGCGGCGATCTATACCGCGTACTTCATGGCCCCGGGCATGCGCCGCAAGGTCAAGCCGGTGATCGAGCTGATGGAAGCGATGCCGACGGTGATCCTCGGTTTCTTCGCCGGTCTGTTCCTCGCACCGTATGTAGAAGGACATTTACCGGGCATCTTCAGCCTGCTGATGCTCTTGCCGATCGGCATTCTGGTGGCCGGCTTCGTCTTCAGCCGCCTGCCTGAATCGATCCGCCTGAAAGTGCCGGACGGTTGGGAAAGCGCGATTCTGATTCCGGTGATCCTGTTCGTGGGCTGGCTCTCCCTGTACATGAGCCCGTTCATGGAGAACTGGTTCTTCGGCGGCGACATGCGCATGTGGATCTCCCATGACCTGGGCATCACCTACGACCAGCGCAACGCACTGGTGGTCGGTCTGGCCATGGGCTTCGCGGTGATCCCGAACATCTACTCCATCGCCGAAGACGCCGTGTTCAGCGTGCCGCGTGGCCTGACCCTCGGTTCCCTGGCCCTCGGTGCCACGCCGTGGCAGACCATGACCCGCGTGGTAATCCTCACCGCCAGCCCGGGCATCTTCTCGGCGCTGATGATCGGCATGGGCCGTGCGGTCGGTGAAACCATGATCGTGCTGATGGCCACCGGTAACACCCCGGTCATGGAAATGAACCTGTTCGAAGGTCTGCGAACGCTGGCCGCCAACGTCGCGGTGGAAATGCCCGAATCGGAAGTCGGCGGCAGCCACTACCGCGTGCTGTTCCTCTCGGCGCTGGTGCTGCTGTTGTTCACCTTCGTCATGAACACCCTCGCAGAACTGATTCGTCAGCGTCTGCGCAAGAAATACTCGTCGCTTTAA
- a CDS encoding GlsB/YeaQ/YmgE family stress response membrane protein has translation MGIIGTIFIGLIVGLLARFLKPGDDSMGWIMTILLGIGGSLAATYGGQALGIYQAGQGAGFIGALVGAVVLLVIYGLIKKN, from the coding sequence ATGGGAATTATCGGAACCATCTTTATCGGCTTGATCGTTGGCCTGCTGGCGCGGTTCCTGAAACCGGGCGATGACAGCATGGGCTGGATCATGACCATCCTGCTCGGTATCGGCGGTTCGCTGGCGGCCACTTACGGCGGTCAGGCCCTGGGCATCTACCAGGCCGGTCAAGGCGCGGGCTTCATCGGTGCGCTGGTCGGCGCCGTGGTGTTGCTGGTGATCTACGGCTTGATCAAAAAGAACTGA
- the pstB gene encoding phosphate ABC transporter ATP-binding protein PstB, which produces MQHETHTHGINMSALGRDKQSLSLAQETVAIEVPGLSLFYGDKQALYDVSMNIPKQRVTAFIGPSGCGKSTLLRTFNRMNDLVDGCRVEGEINLYGNNIYRKGEDVAELRRRVGMVFQKPNPFPKTIYENVVYGLRIQGINKKRVLDEAVEWALKGAALWDEVKDRLHESALGLSGGQQQRLVIARTIAVEPEVLLLDEPCSALDPISTLKVEELIYELKSKFTIVIVTHNMQQAARVSDYTAFMYMGKLVEFGDTDTLFTNPAKKQTEDYITGRYG; this is translated from the coding sequence ATGCAGCACGAAACACATACCCACGGCATCAACATGTCTGCCCTGGGCCGCGACAAACAGAGCCTGAGCCTTGCGCAGGAAACCGTGGCCATTGAAGTGCCGGGCCTGAGCCTGTTCTACGGCGACAAACAAGCGCTGTACGACGTCAGCATGAACATCCCGAAACAGCGCGTGACCGCCTTCATCGGCCCGTCCGGCTGCGGCAAGTCCACGCTGCTGCGCACCTTCAACCGCATGAACGACCTGGTTGACGGCTGCCGCGTAGAAGGTGAAATCAACCTCTACGGCAACAACATCTACCGCAAGGGCGAAGACGTGGCCGAGCTGCGTCGTCGTGTCGGCATGGTGTTCCAGAAGCCGAACCCGTTCCCGAAAACCATTTACGAAAACGTGGTTTACGGCCTGCGCATCCAGGGCATCAACAAAAAGCGCGTCCTCGACGAAGCCGTCGAGTGGGCGTTGAAAGGCGCGGCACTGTGGGACGAAGTCAAAGACCGTCTGCATGAATCGGCACTCGGCCTGTCCGGTGGTCAACAGCAACGTCTGGTGATCGCGCGCACCATCGCCGTGGAACCGGAAGTGCTGCTGCTCGACGAACCGTGCTCGGCACTCGACCCGATCTCGACGCTGAAAGTCGAAGAGCTGATCTACGAACTGAAATCGAAATTCACCATCGTCATCGTGACCCACAACATGCAACAGGCCGCGCGGGTTTCCGACTACACGGCGTTCATGTACATGGGCAAACTGGTGGAATTCGGCGACACCGACACCTTGTTCACCAATCCGGCGAAGAAGCAGACCGAAGACTACATCACTGGTCGCTACGGCTAG
- a CDS encoding acyl-CoA thioesterase, with protein MIELEQEDPIPQGDLALQITALPRETNGFGDIFGGWLVAQMDLAGTAMASKVAGGRVATVAIDRMAFLVPVAVGAQLSFYTQALEIGRSSIQMMVEVWSDDPLSSEWRKVTEAVFVFVAIDGSGRTRSVPPRAR; from the coding sequence ATGATAGAGCTCGAACAAGAAGATCCAATCCCGCAAGGCGACCTGGCCCTGCAAATCACCGCGCTTCCGCGTGAAACCAACGGTTTCGGCGATATTTTCGGCGGCTGGCTGGTGGCGCAGATGGATTTGGCCGGCACCGCAATGGCCAGCAAAGTCGCGGGCGGACGCGTGGCGACCGTGGCGATCGACCGTATGGCGTTCCTGGTGCCAGTGGCGGTGGGCGCTCAGCTCTCCTTCTATACCCAGGCGCTGGAAATCGGCCGCAGCTCGATTCAGATGATGGTCGAGGTCTGGAGCGACGATCCACTGTCCAGCGAGTGGCGTAAAGTGACTGAAGCCGTGTTTGTGTTCGTGGCCATCGACGGCAGCGGTCGCACCCGTTCGGTTCCGCCACGCGCACGTTAA
- a CDS encoding MFS transporter, which yields MTTAPSSIAQPTQPARPLTRNDYKTLSLSALGGALEFYDFIIFVFFATVVGKLFFPADMPEWLRLMQTFGIFAAGYLARPLGGIVMAHFGDLLGRKKMFTLSIFMMAVPTLIMGLLPTYAQIGMWAPILLLLMRVIQGAAIGGEVPGAWVFVSEHVPQRHIGYACGTLTSGLTAGILLGSLVATAINSIYTPVEVSDYAWRIPFLLGGVFGLFSVYLRRWLHETPVFAELQLRKALAEEVPLRAVLRDHRGAIAISMLLTWLLSAAIVVLILMTPTVLQTVHHFSPTTALQSNSVAIVFLSIGCIIAGALADRFGAGRVFVFGCAALLASSWTFYHSLAEHPDWLFPMYALTGLLVGTIGAVPYVMVKAFPPVVRFSGLSFSYNVAYAIFGGLTPMIVSLLLKESPMGPAYYVAVLCGVGILVGAYLWKKGR from the coding sequence ATGACCACAGCGCCCTCGAGCATCGCGCAGCCGACCCAGCCCGCACGTCCGTTGACCCGCAATGACTACAAGACTTTATCGCTGTCCGCCCTTGGCGGTGCGCTGGAGTTCTACGACTTCATCATCTTCGTGTTTTTCGCCACGGTGGTCGGCAAGCTGTTCTTCCCGGCCGACATGCCCGAGTGGCTGCGCCTGATGCAGACCTTCGGCATCTTCGCCGCCGGTTACCTGGCGCGTCCGCTGGGCGGCATTGTGATGGCGCACTTCGGCGACCTGCTGGGTCGCAAGAAGATGTTCACCCTGAGTATTTTCATGATGGCGGTGCCGACCCTGATCATGGGTTTGCTGCCGACGTACGCGCAAATCGGCATGTGGGCGCCAATCCTGTTGCTGCTGATGCGCGTGATTCAGGGCGCAGCGATTGGCGGTGAAGTGCCCGGCGCGTGGGTCTTCGTTTCCGAACACGTGCCACAACGGCATATCGGCTACGCCTGCGGCACCCTGACGAGCGGTCTGACGGCGGGGATCCTTTTGGGGTCGCTGGTCGCCACCGCGATCAACAGCATTTACACCCCGGTGGAAGTGTCGGATTACGCCTGGCGGATCCCGTTCCTGCTCGGTGGCGTGTTTGGCCTGTTCTCGGTTTACCTGCGCCGCTGGCTGCACGAAACCCCTGTTTTCGCTGAGCTGCAACTGCGCAAGGCCCTGGCCGAGGAAGTGCCGCTGCGTGCGGTATTGCGCGACCATCGCGGCGCGATCGCGATTTCCATGCTGCTGACCTGGTTGCTGTCCGCCGCCATCGTGGTGTTGATTTTGATGACCCCGACGGTGTTGCAGACGGTCCACCACTTCTCGCCCACCACCGCCCTGCAGTCCAACAGCGTGGCGATCGTGTTCCTGAGCATTGGTTGCATCATTGCCGGCGCCCTCGCGGATCGTTTCGGCGCGGGCCGAGTGTTCGTGTTCGGCTGTGCCGCCTTGCTGGCCAGCTCCTGGACCTTCTACCACAGTCTGGCGGAGCATCCTGACTGGCTGTTCCCGATGTACGCCTTGACTGGCCTGCTGGTGGGCACCATCGGTGCAGTTCCGTATGTCATGGTCAAGGCATTCCCGCCGGTGGTGCGCTTCAGCGGCCTGTCGTTCTCTTACAACGTGGCTTACGCCATTTTCGGTGGCCTGACGCCGATGATCGTCAGCCTGCTGCTCAAGGAAAGCCCGATGGGCCCGGCGTATTACGTCGCGGTTCTGTGCGGGGTCGGAATTTTGGTGGGTGCGTATCTCTGGAAGAAGGGGCGCTGA
- the pstA gene encoding phosphate ABC transporter permease PstA: MKQNSLNGWFKSGAPGVWISGGAVSIAVIMTIGLLAVIAVRGLGHFWPADLIHASYDVPGQANHLVIGEVVQKEEVPRARLKSAGLPVPDEGPEFMTRELIKVGNRDLNGNDFTWIVGEWLTNQTTPPELMAIERREWGNFYGYLVNVKQDGKVIAEGEAAWPELQARVARVNQLASQLKTLEKVDIGAINSGLERIRLHGRKLELAGKLDATAQADMESERAELNARYQDIEARLNDLHAQFNRDSLTARDANGKEIEIGIGKVVHAYQPNAMGTMTKIGFYFSKVWEFLSDDPREANTEGGIFPAIFGTVMMTLIMAMIVTPFGVLAAVYLREYAKQNTLTRIIRIAVNNLAGVPAIVYGVFGLGFFVYVLGGSVDRLFFPEALPAPTFGTPGLLWASLTLALLAVPVVIVATEEGLARIPRTVREGSLALGATKAETLWKIVLPMASPAMMTGMILAVARAAGEVAPLMLVGVVKLAPSLPLDGNYPYLHLDQKIMHLGFHIYDVGFQSPNVEAARPLVYATALLLVLVIATLNLSAVYIRNHLREKYKALDS, encoded by the coding sequence GTGAAACAGAACTCCCTGAATGGATGGTTCAAGAGCGGCGCCCCCGGCGTCTGGATCAGCGGTGGCGCGGTGTCCATCGCGGTCATCATGACCATTGGCCTGCTGGCGGTGATTGCCGTGCGCGGTCTGGGTCACTTCTGGCCGGCTGATTTGATTCACGCCAGCTACGACGTGCCGGGCCAGGCCAATCACCTGGTCATCGGCGAAGTGGTACAGAAAGAAGAAGTGCCGCGCGCGCGCCTGAAAAGCGCCGGGCTGCCGGTGCCTGACGAAGGCCCGGAGTTCATGACCCGCGAGCTGATCAAGGTCGGCAACCGTGACTTGAACGGCAACGACTTCACCTGGATCGTCGGCGAGTGGCTAACTAACCAAACCACCCCGCCTGAGCTCATGGCCATCGAGCGTCGCGAGTGGGGCAATTTCTACGGTTACCTGGTCAACGTCAAACAGGACGGCAAGGTTATTGCCGAAGGCGAAGCCGCGTGGCCTGAGTTGCAGGCCCGTGTTGCCCGCGTCAACCAGCTCGCCTCTCAGCTCAAGACCCTGGAAAAAGTCGACATCGGCGCGATCAACTCAGGCCTCGAACGCATCCGTCTGCACGGTCGCAAACTGGAACTGGCCGGCAAGCTCGATGCCACCGCGCAAGCGGACATGGAATCCGAGCGCGCCGAGCTGAACGCACGTTATCAGGACATCGAAGCACGCCTGAACGACCTGCACGCCCAGTTCAATCGCGACAGCCTGACGGCCCGCGATGCCAACGGCAAAGAGATTGAAATCGGCATCGGCAAAGTGGTTCACGCCTATCAGCCGAACGCCATGGGTACGATGACCAAGATCGGTTTCTACTTCAGCAAGGTCTGGGAATTCCTCAGCGACGACCCGCGTGAAGCGAACACCGAAGGCGGGATTTTCCCGGCCATCTTCGGCACCGTGATGATGACCCTGATCATGGCAATGATCGTGACCCCGTTCGGCGTACTGGCGGCGGTTTACCTGCGTGAATACGCCAAGCAGAACACGCTGACGCGGATTATCCGCATCGCCGTGAACAACCTGGCGGGCGTTCCGGCGATCGTTTATGGCGTGTTCGGTCTGGGCTTCTTCGTTTACGTGCTGGGCGGCTCGGTCGACCGGTTGTTCTTCCCAGAAGCGCTGCCGGCACCGACCTTCGGTACACCGGGTCTGCTCTGGGCTTCGTTGACCCTGGCGCTGCTGGCGGTGCCGGTGGTGATCGTGGCCACCGAAGAAGGTCTGGCGCGGATTCCTCGCACCGTGCGTGAAGGCTCGTTGGCCCTCGGCGCGACCAAGGCGGAAACCCTGTGGAAGATCGTGCTGCCGATGGCCAGCCCGGCAATGATGACCGGCATGATCCTCGCCGTGGCTCGCGCCGCCGGTGAAGTGGCGCCGCTGATGCTGGTGGGTGTGGTGAAACTGGCGCCGTCGCTGCCGCTGGATGGCAACTACCCGTACCTGCACCTTGACCAGAAGATCATGCACTTGGGCTTCCATATTTATGACGTCGGCTTCCAGAGCCCGAACGTCGAAGCCGCACGACCGCTGGTGTACGCCACAGCGTTGCTGCTGGTGCTGGTGATCGCGACATTGAACCTGTCGGCCGTTTATATCCGTAACCACCTGCGCGAGAAATACAAAGCGCTGGATAGCTAA
- a CDS encoding D-hexose-6-phosphate mutarotase produces MSTPNVEAVKLDELNCWRIRHGQAELLVAQQGAHILSYQLAGQPPLIWLNDEAVFKTGKNIRAGVPVCWPWFGNLARNPQSVQAMRVSNEPPSAHGFVRAMDWELSGIETEGESLKVEFVLPYPDGGFPGWPHQVDLKLSIRLDEQLHISLTSHNLGSEKVTISQALHSYFAVSDVRNVHVDGLDGLKYIETLEDWKTKTQTGDLRFAGETDRIYLNTPAKLSIVDPAWERRIELTSCGSRSAVIWNPWIDRAAAFSDMADDGWQRMLCIETANVMDDVVTLAPGASHTLGVSIASTPL; encoded by the coding sequence ATGAGCACGCCCAACGTTGAAGCCGTGAAACTGGATGAACTGAACTGCTGGCGCATCCGCCACGGTCAGGCCGAATTGCTGGTCGCCCAGCAAGGTGCGCACATCCTCAGTTATCAATTGGCCGGCCAACCGCCGCTGATCTGGCTCAACGACGAGGCCGTGTTCAAGACCGGCAAGAACATCCGCGCCGGCGTGCCGGTGTGCTGGCCGTGGTTCGGCAACCTTGCGCGCAACCCGCAGAGCGTTCAGGCGATGCGCGTCAGCAACGAACCGCCGAGTGCCCACGGTTTTGTACGGGCGATGGACTGGGAACTGAGCGGCATCGAAACCGAAGGTGAAAGCCTGAAGGTGGAATTCGTCCTGCCCTACCCCGATGGCGGCTTCCCCGGCTGGCCGCATCAGGTGGATTTGAAGTTGAGCATTCGTCTGGATGAGCAACTGCACATCAGCCTGACCAGCCACAACCTGGGCTCGGAAAAAGTCACGATCAGCCAGGCGCTGCACAGCTATTTCGCGGTCAGCGATGTGCGCAATGTGCATGTTGATGGGCTGGATGGCTTGAAGTACATCGAGACGCTGGAAGACTGGAAAACCAAGACTCAGACCGGCGACCTGCGTTTTGCCGGCGAGACCGATCGCATCTACCTCAATACCCCGGCGAAGCTGAGCATTGTCGACCCGGCCTGGGAACGGCGCATCGAGCTGACCAGCTGTGGTTCGCGCTCGGCGGTGATCTGGAACCCGTGGATTGATCGCGCAGCGGCGTTCAGCGACATGGCCGATGATGGCTGGCAACGGATGCTGTGCATCGAGACGGCGAATGTGATGGATGATGTGGTGACGCTGGCGCCGGGTGCGAGTCATACCCTTGGCGTAAGCATCGCCAGCACCCCGCTATAA
- a CDS encoding DUF3299 domain-containing protein — MRRLLLTVLLLGSGLAHAGELPETDWLELMPKSDQKALEAMPEIDHNSPEANGTFTEKGGMKQSKGLPAVMYSTKTVASMNDKNIRIGGYPVPLESDAKGRSTLFFLVPYPGACIHVPPPPPNQLVLVRYPKGLKLNDIYTPLWVTGTLKIEKVNNDLADAAYALDAAQVRVVKESDL; from the coding sequence ATGCGCCGTCTTCTATTGACTGTCCTTTTACTGGGTTCGGGCCTTGCCCATGCCGGCGAACTGCCGGAAACCGACTGGCTCGAACTGATGCCCAAGTCGGACCAGAAAGCCCTCGAGGCCATGCCCGAAATCGATCACAACTCCCCCGAAGCCAATGGCACCTTTACCGAAAAGGGTGGCATGAAGCAGAGCAAGGGCTTGCCGGCGGTGATGTACTCGACCAAGACCGTGGCGTCGATGAACGACAAGAACATCCGCATCGGTGGTTATCCGGTGCCGCTGGAGTCCGACGCCAAGGGCCGCAGCACGCTGTTCTTCCTCGTGCCGTATCCGGGCGCCTGCATCCACGTGCCGCCACCGCCGCCTAACCAGTTGGTGCTGGTGCGTTATCCGAAAGGGTTGAAGCTCAATGATATCTACACGCCGCTGTGGGTGACCGGCACGTTGAAGATCGAGAAGGTCAACAACGACCTGGCCGATGCAGCGTATGCGCTGGATGCGGCGCAAGTGCGTGTGGTGAAGGAATCGGATTTGTAG
- a CDS encoding phosphate ABC transporter substrate-binding protein PstS, protein MKLKRLMAAMTFVAAGVATANAFAAVDPAIPSYTKTTGVSGNLSSVGSDTLANLMTLWAENYKKEYPNVNIQIQAAGSATAPPALTEGTSNLGPMSRKMKDTELAAFEQKYGYKPTAIPVAVDALAVFVHKDNPIQHLTMEQVDAIFSSTRLCGAKTDVKTWGDLGVTGDLANKPVQLFGRNSVSGTYGYFKEEALCKGDYKPNVNEQPGSASVVQSISSSLNGIGYSGIGYKTASVKTVALAKKGSQDFIEDTEENALNGKYPLSRFLYVYVNKAPNKPLAPLEAEFVKLVLSKQGQEVVVKDGYIPLPAKVAAKALADLGLQEGGAEVAKK, encoded by the coding sequence ATGAAACTGAAGCGTTTGATGGCGGCAATGACTTTTGTCGCTGCTGGCGTTGCGACTGCCAACGCGTTCGCCGCTGTTGACCCTGCTATCCCGAGCTACACCAAGACCACTGGTGTGTCGGGCAACCTGTCCAGCGTCGGCTCCGATACCCTGGCCAACCTCATGACCCTGTGGGCTGAGAACTACAAAAAAGAATACCCGAACGTAAACATCCAGATTCAGGCCGCTGGCTCCGCCACTGCGCCACCTGCGCTGACTGAAGGCACCTCCAACCTGGGCCCGATGAGCCGCAAGATGAAGGACACCGAACTGGCTGCCTTCGAGCAGAAGTACGGCTACAAGCCAACCGCTATCCCGGTTGCCGTGGACGCCCTGGCCGTCTTCGTTCACAAAGACAACCCGATCCAGCACCTGACCATGGAACAAGTCGACGCGATCTTCTCGTCCACTCGTCTGTGCGGTGCTAAAACCGATGTGAAAACCTGGGGTGACCTGGGTGTGACCGGCGACCTGGCCAACAAGCCGGTTCAACTGTTCGGTCGTAACTCGGTATCCGGCACCTACGGCTACTTCAAAGAAGAAGCCCTGTGCAAAGGCGACTACAAGCCAAACGTCAACGAACAACCAGGCTCGGCTTCGGTCGTGCAGTCGATCAGCTCCTCGCTGAACGGCATCGGTTACTCGGGCATCGGCTACAAGACCGCTAGCGTGAAGACTGTGGCCCTGGCCAAGAAAGGCAGCCAGGACTTCATCGAAGACACCGAAGAAAACGCCCTGAACGGCAAATACCCGCTGTCGCGTTTCCTCTACGTTTACGTCAACAAAGCCCCGAACAAGCCTCTGGCCCCGCTGGAAGCCGAGTTCGTGAAACTGGTTCTGTCCAAACAGGGCCAGGAAGTTGTAGTAAAAGACGGCTACATCCCACTGCCGGCCAAGGTTGCTGCAAAAGCACTGGCTGACCTGGGTCTGCAAGAAGGCGGCGCTGAAGTCGCAAAAAAGTAA